From Elusimicrobiaceae bacterium:
CCACCGCGGCTCCGGTAACGGTGCCGGACTGGAAACGGCAGGCGGAGATAAAGGTGTCTTCGGCCGGACTGTCGGAACTGACGCTCACTCCGGCGGTGATGTCGCTTGCCCGGCCGGACCTGAACGATATCCGCATCGTTTCCGGCGCCGTGCAGATTCCTTATGTTTTTGGCGAGCCCCGCCGCATTGAAACGGTTGTGACGCCCGTCGCCGAAACCAAAAACGGCGTTACCGTGTTCAAAGTGGAATTTCCGTACGCCAACGTGCCGATGAAAACGCTCGCGTTCAGAACCGGCGAAACCGTGGCGTTCAGCCGCGCGGTGCGGCTTTACAGTTCCGCCCGGGACCGGCGCGGCGCGGTTTCGCGCGCCATGCTGGAGTCGCGGGTGTGGAATTACAACCCGGAAGAAATGAACTGCCAGCTTGTGTTTTCTCTGCCCGGTCAATCGTCCGGCGAACCCTTTTTCATGGAAATTGATAACGGCAGCAACGGCCCTGTTTCCATTACCAGCGCGGCTGTTGTTTATGAGCTTGCGGCCCTGATTTTCAGGGCCGAGCCCGGCGCTTTGAGCCTGCTGTATTCCAATTCCCACGCCGCGGCTCCGCAGTATGACATGCAGATGTTCCGCGACCGGCTGCTTAATGCCGACACCAATCCGGCGGAACTGTCCGGCGCGGATTCGGCGGTTGCCGCGGCACTTCTTTCCCGGTCGGAAAAAGTCCTGCTGGGCTTGCTGCTTGCCGCCGTGGCTGCCGGGCTTGCATGGGCGGTTGCCAGAGCGCTTCCCAAAGAAAGACCGAAGGGGGGCGCCGCATAATCAGAGAATTGTGTTTTCAGCGAAAAGCCCCCGCCAAATCGGGGGCTTTTCAAGAGTTGATTAAAATTTGAGTCAAGTAACATTTCGGGTGGGGTTTTTTAACAGAACAGACAGTTGAAAGCGGTCTTGTATTCCGGCGGGGCAGGTTTTGACGGTGGTTTTTACAGGAACAGGCAGCCGGAGCTATTTCGCCATGACTGTCCACAAAAACGGCACCACTTCTATGGCGATGAGGATAATGACGATGATCTCCAGCCAGTGGCTGCGCCGGGTGTTCACTTCGCCCGACAGCAGTTTCGACAGCTCCGACAGGGTTGCCATTTTCCGGTCCACGCTCTGCCGCCAGTCCTGGAACCGGAATTTTTTCGTGGCGGTGCGGAAAACTTTCGCCAGATAAAAATCGCCCACGGTTTTAAGCGAGTTCTCCACCCGTTCCAGCAATTCCGAAAAATCTATGTATTTACGGCCCGCGTCTTCGCTGGCGCGGGCGTAAAATTCAGTCATTATGCCGCCGCGCAGTGTTTCGATGGAGTCATAAAGCGCGTCGAGCTTGTTGCCCAGAATGTAATCGTAGTAACGCAGTTCAAGCAGGTGAGTGAGGCTGAATTCGATAATGTCGGCCACGTCCATTTCGCCGTCCGGCTCGATCAGCAGCGCGCTGTTCCAGTCAATAACCGCCATATCGTGGCGGCTGTACTGGAGCGCCTCGTCCATGATGAAACCGCGGGTCCGGTCGGACAGGTCTTCTCTCGTTTCCGCCAGTACCAGTTCCGGTACGTTGGCTTTGTCAAGCAGTTCCTGCGGCGAGTCGGCGCCGGTGAAGCGCTCGATGAAATAGGTGATGTAGTCTTCCGGCGTTTTCCAGTCGGAAGTGCCTTTGATGGCGGGAGCTATTTTCTCGGTTATCCTGTCTTTAAAACCTGCCGCGATGCCGTTGATCGCCGGCGAATTTTCAATCGCCGCCGCCAGTTCCACCAGTTCATTCCACGGTGAATCTTCCGGTATCGGTATCCGCAGCATTACCGAAACAACCCCGTAATTCCAGATTTTGGCCGACACGTCGCAGATATAGCCGGTTTCGGCCAGCGTAAGCGGAGTCTGGCCGAGCGAAATTTTCAGGGGCGCGTCCTGCATGATGACCGCGTTGCGCCTGTCCGAAAGAAACTGTGCGCGGCTTCTGGTTGAATAGTCGGCAAGGCACGCTTCGGTCCTGGCGAGCGCGATTTCCTCTCCCACATCAAAAACGCGGTAAACCAGCACCGCGCCTTTTTGTATCCGCACCGCTGAATCGTTCATGTTTCCGCTCCGTTGCGCGCAATACGGACGCACAACTATATTATATAATTATCCAAATTACCGGAGTCAATATAATGAACTGCAAAAAGATGTTTCACCGGGCGGCGATATTTCTGACGGCGTGCTGTGCCGCGCCAGCGTACGCGGGCGGAGTGATGAAATGGGCGGAAACCGATGTGCGGCTTGAGCCTGACGGCAGGGCCCGCGTCACCTATGCCGTACGCTGGGATCCGCAGGGTTACAACCTGCACGGTTTTTATTTCGAGGGTTATCAGGAAACGCCTCGGTTTGACCATTCCTCGGCGCTGACGGCAAGCGGGCGCAGTTTCCCGCTTTCAATCACGGCCGTCACGCCCCGGAAAACGGACATAGTGCTGGCTGACGGGGCCGCCGTGTCGGACGAGGAACTGACCTATGTTTTCGGCTATACCGCCGATTTCGAGGCAAGCGGCAATGTTACCCGGACAATGGCGGACGGAAAGCAACTGGCTGTTTTCAACTGGGCGCCGGTCCAGTGGGACGGCGCGCTGGAGCATATAGCCGTCAAGGTGCATTTTCCGGCGCGGGCGCCCGCCGGGGTGGACAAGCGGTTTCTCGACGGCATTTCGTTCATGACCGAGCAGTTCGTGAATGAACGCTATCTGATTGATTATTCCACCGATTCCGAAAGCAACCTGACGGTTCTGTTTTACAAAAAAGACGTGCCCGCCAGATACCACGCCCAGATTCAGCTCTATCTCAACGCCGATCTGTTCAGCCTGAAAACAATGGCGCGGGGCGGAATCTTCAAAGGCGTGCCGGACGGCTATGTTCCGGCTGTGGAGAACTATTTTTTCAACCGGCTGCTGCCCGGGTCCGTTCTGTCGCAGTACCCGGCCACCTTCCAGAAAACCGCGCTCTGGTTTACGCTGATCGTTTTTATAATCGCGCCGCTGGTGATAATCCGGCTGAAACAGCATTCGATGATGCGGGCCTGCGCCGAGATCAACAATTTGAACTGGACGGCTGACGACTGGACGCCACCGAAGCTCCAGTCCGGCACCTTCCGCAAGGCGGGCAAAGTCTGCGACATTCTTACGCCGGTCGAGGCGGGCGTGCTGCTGGACCTGCCGGTAGCGGGCGTTATCGCGCTTATGGCGGGCAATCTCGAACGCAAGGGTGCGCTTTCCATCCTGAATACGGATCCGCCCGTCCTGAATGTGATTCACGGCGGCGCGGTTGTGGAAGACCCTTATGAAAAGCTGCTGCTGTCTTCCATTTCGTCCGACGGGCGGCTTGACCAGCGTTCCATAACGGGCATAATAAGCGCCGTCGCCGCGGGGATGGAGCAGAAAATGTGGGACTGCGACGTGGAAGCCACCCGCCGTTATTACGGTGAACTCCTGGAAGCGGATAAGCCGGTGGAGCGTGATCCGTCCGATTCCGGTTACTATTACAGCCATTACCGCGTGCGCCGCGGCGGCGGGCATGTTCCTGTGGCGGCTGTCGAGCGGACTATTAACGCCAGCGCGCCGGATACGGTCAAGCCGCTGTCGGGGCTGAAAGGTTCAAGCGTATGTTACGCGGGCGCGTTTGCCACCGACGCGTGTTTCGAGGCGAATTATACCGCCTGCCATGACGCCTGCCACTCGGCCTGCCACAGCGCGTGTCACAGCGCGTGCCACAGCGCGTGCCACGGGGCCTGTCACTCGGCCTGCGTAAGCGGCGGCGGGCACTGATGAAAACCTATTACTCGACAGTGGCATGGGTGGACGAATACTGCCGCAAAATCGCGCCTTATATTCATGTGCGCGAGGCGGATTCGCTGCTTATAAAAGTGCCCAATCAGGCTTTCAAACTGAATCCGCAGGGCCTGAAAGTGCTTAAATACCTGCTGGGCGGCGGCCGGGTTCATGATATAGTTGACAGGTATGAGGACAAGGAAGGCGTTTCCCGCGATATCCACTATTTTTTCACCGATCTGCTGGCGTTCATGAAAGGCTGCTACCGCGAAAATCAGAAACGCGTGGCTGTGGATGCCGTGCCGTTTACGCTGCCGTACAACACACTGCCGGTGCTAAGCGAACTCGCGATCACTTACAGATGCAATTTGAAATGCCGGTTCTGCTATGCCGCGTGCGGGTGCAGGAAACAGGACGAGTCGCCGGACCTGCCGCCCGAAAAACTGAAAACCGTGCTGGACATAATACGCAGGGAAGCGGAGGTTCCGTCCGTCAGCTTCACCGGCGGCGAGCCGACCCTTCGCAATGACCTGCCGCAACTGGTGCGGCACGCGAAAAGCCTTGAAATGTGGGTGAACCTGATCAGCAACGGCACTCTTGTTACGGCGGGACTGGCGAAAAAACTGCGGGCCGCCGGGCTTGATTCCGCGCAGATAAGCGTGGAGGGCGGTTCGGCGGAACTGCATGATCGCATAGTCGCCTGTCCCGGCGCGTTTGAGCGCACTCTGGCGGGTATAAAAAACCTGCGCGAGGCGGGCATACGGGTACACACAAACACCACGGTTTCCGGGCTGAACAAGGCTCATCTGGCCGGAATTGCCGGGCTGGTGAAAAAGCTGGGACTGGGCAGGTTTTCCATGAATATGCTTATGCCGGTCGGTTCGGCGACCGCGGAAATGGACAGGCTGTTCGTGTCGTATTCCGAAATTGGCGGGCTGGTGCTGGGCGTGCGGCGCGAGGCGGAAAAACTGGGGCTGGAATTCATGTGGTATTCGCCTACGCCGATGTGTATTTTCAATCCGGTCGCGCACGGGCTGGGCAACAAGGGCTGCGCCGCATGCGACGGGCTTTTAAGCGTGGCGCCCAACGGCGATATTCTGCCCTGTTCCAGCTATCCCAAACCGATGGGCAATCTGCTGGCTAATGAAAACGGGTTCCGGCGGTTATGGGAAAGCGCGGAATTCAGGCATTTTCAAACCAAGTCGTTTGCGCACGAACTGTGCCATAGCTGCGAACATCTGGCGGTCTGCAACGGCGGCTGTCCGCTTTACTGGGAAAAGGCCGGGTATGACGAACTGCTGGCCCGGAATTCGGAGGAGTATGGAAAACACGGTTAAAAAGTCGGACGACGGGTTCCGTTTCGCGTTCCTGTCTTTCGTGCCGGGAATTATCCGGTTTCCGCTGATTGTGATTTTGCTGGCGGCCGGGCTTGCCTGTCAGCTGTTTTTCAGGCAGTTCTTTCCGGGGCTTGTGCTGCTGCTGTTGGGCACGGCGTTCGGGATGATAAGAACTTTCCACTCGGAGCCGGTCCTGAAGCCCGGCGAGCCGGAGTGGAACCCCGTAACGCCGGACGAATATAACAAGGCCGAACTGCGTATTCTGCAGCTCCGCTCCTGGGACCGCGACCTATTCGACGTGACAAACCCGCTGGGGAGAATCGCGCTTATTATACTCGTCGTGGGCGCGTTACAATTTCTTAAAGTGGTTCCGAAGGAACTGCAAGTAATCCTGCTTGCAGACCTGCTTGTTATTATCGCGCCGCTGTGGCTGACCGGCACGAGAACATTTTTCGAGGGCAACGATCTGCTGGTGAAAATACAGGCGCTGAAAGAGGTTTTGCCGGCTATCAACGCCAATACCTCCGTGCAGCTCAAACTCATGCTGGGAACCCGGGAAACGGCTGACGGAAAGCGCGTTCCCGCCGACGCGCGGCTGGTGGTCAGCCCGGTCGGCGCGCCGAAGGATTTTTACGGCATACAGGTGCAGGCGAGCGTCAACAGGGTAAAGGACAGGAAATACCCTTATGTCTACTGCGTTCTTCTGGCGAAAGCGGGTTCCGGCATTCTGGCCGGCAGCCATGTTGACTTGCACGCTTTGCTTCCGCCGGGCGGGAACACCGTGATGGAGCTTGACGTGACGCCCGAGGTGGAGCTGATTGTCGTGCGCCAGTACGCCGATAAAAACGGCGGATATTTCACCTCCGCGCGAGATTCGGTCCGGCTTCTCAATCACGCTTACGGCCTTGCCGTCAAGCTGCTGGGGATGCGCTAAAAATAATAGTGCGCGCCAAGACTGCCGTAGAGCGACCAGACTGATTTCGTGGTTGCGCCGCCGGTGTTGTAAAGCATTATTTCCGCCGGGTGAACCCGGAAATCAATGCCGAACCGGTTTGACAGGATGACTTCCGCGCCGGCAAACGCCGGCACCAGATACCATTGTCCGTAAAATTTGTCAGCGTTCATGCCGGTTGAATACGCCAGCATGGAGCCTGTCTGAAAATAAACGTTGTCCGCCACGGCGCGGTTGTAAAACGCGCCGCATCCGAGATAATACAAAGTGGTGTCCGCGCCGGTTTCCGGGGCTACGGTTTTCAGCGCCGTGACCAGTTCCGTGCCCACGCTGTCGGTTGCGAAATAGCGCGCGGCGAGGTTGCTTCCTCTTATTCCCAGCCCCAGCCGTCCTCCCATGCCTTGCGCCGGGCAGGGCGCGGCAAAAGCGGCAAACGTTAAGATAAACAGTATTTTTTTCATAAGGTTCCTCCGTGACAAGTGTGCCCGATTATAAATGTTTGGGCGGCGGCTGACCAGCGCGCAACGCCGATGACTGGCTGTCCGGAAAAACGTTCAGCCGAGTTCAAACGTGGTTATGCCGTAAATGTTTTCCAGCGGCAGGGTTGGCGTGCCGTTTTTATACATCCGCGCGGTGGCAAAAACCTTTTCCATCCGGTATTTGCGCACAAGCGCAAGCGCGTAGGGATTGGGCTCCGGCATATCAAGAAAATACTCTGCGCCTTCCGGCATATCGCTCACAAGAGCGCGGAACACAGCGTCGGCCAGATCGGGATCCTCGGCCACCAGCGGGCCGATTTTATAACCGTTGCGACAGGGCCGCGCCACACCCATCGCGCGCAGTCGCTCATTCTCCAGCATGCCAAATGAAATAACGCCGGGCTGGTTTGCCCAGCCGGTTATGAAACCGGGCCGCGCCGCCGGGAAAAACCGTCCGTCGAACCGCGCAATTTCGGCATCTCCGGCGCCGGCGAGCGGAATAATGCTGGCGGCCGGTTCAAACGGCCGCGCGGCGGCTTTATAACGCGCGTTGAAATACGCCAGTTCGAATCCTGCAAATTTATAGTTTCTGATTTTGTTCATCACGCCGTCGAGCCCTATGATCCGGCCGTTCAGATATTCAAGCGCGAGCCGGCCCAGCCGCACACCGATAAAACCTCCGCGCAAACCCGGCACCACTATGAAAAGCCCGATGAATCCGAAATGCTCGCCGTACTTCACTGCGGAGATCGCGCCGACCGGTTTATCTCCGTCAAAAGCCATGAAATAGCCGGCGGGATCAACCCTGTAAAAAAGCTCGGCGTCGTTCATTCCCGGGTTCCAGCCTTCGGCGGCCGCCCAGTCTATAACATAGTCCAGATCGCCGCGAGTCATCCTGCGGTAAGTGATTTTTGACATTCACCCTCCCCGTACCCTTTACAATGGTAGCAAAAACGGACAGGTTATTTAAAGGTAATGACTTTAAGTTAAAAATATCTTATAGTCCTAGTTGCACAAACAATTCCGGAGGTATGGTTTATGACGTTTAGCGATATTCTTAATCCCAATCCGCTGGCAAGGTTTCTTGATAAGAATCCGCGGGATTTCACCCGCGCCGACATTATCCGCTATATCGAGGAAACCGGCGTCCAGATGATCAATTACCGCTACGCCGCCGGCGACGGGCGGCTCAAAACGCTCAATTTCGTCATCTCGGGCAGAAACCACCTGGAGAAACTGCTGACGGAAGGAGAACGGGTTGACGGGTCCAGCCTTTTCAAATACATTGACTCCGGCGCAAGCGATCTTTATGTGATACCGCGTTTGAAAACCGCGTTCCGCAATCCGTTTTCCCCGATCCCCACGCTTGACCTGCTGTGCACCTATTACACCGCTTCCGGCGAGCCGATGCCCGCCGCGCCCGACAACATCCTGCGCAAAGCCCAGACCGAATTCACGCAGGCCACCGGCATGACATTCGAAGCGATGGGCGAACTAGAATATTACGTCATCAGCGAACGCGACAATCTGTACCCGGCGTCGTCGCAGAGCGGGTATCATGAGTCCGGCCCGTTCGCCAAATGGGAAAATCTGCGCACGGAAGCGATGCAGGCGATCGCTTCGGCGGGCGGCAAAATCAAATACGGACACTCCGAAGTGGGTTTCATCCGCGAAGCGGACCGCGAGATGATCCAGGCCGAAATCGAGTTTCTGCCCGTGCCGGTGGAAGACGCAGCCGACCAGCTCCTGATCGCCAAATGGATACTCAACATGACCGGATACAGGCACGGCGTGCAGATTTCGTTCGCGCCCAAGATTTCGGTGGGGCACGCCGGCAGCGGCATGCATATCCACACCCGCCTTATGAAAGACGGGCGCAGCATGATGATACAGGACGGAAAACTCAGCCCCTCCGCCCGTAAAATGATAGCGGGCTTTTTGAAGCTCGCGCCTTCGCTCACGTCGTTCGGCAACACGGTGCCGACTTCCTACCTGCGGCTTGTTCCGCATCAGGAAGCGCCCACCAACATCTGCTGGGGCGACCGCAACCGCTCCACGCTGGTGCGCGTGCCGCTCGGCTGGACCCAGGCGGCAGACAGGATGTTTCACGACCGCAACCCGCAGGACACCGCGCCCGTCGCCGACGATATCGCCCGCCAGACCGTGGAATTCCGCGCGCCTGACGGTTCCGCAAACATCCATCTGCTGCTCGCGGGACTGACTGTGGCGGCGCGGCACGGGCTTGTCTCGGCCGAATCGCTTGAAATGGCGGAGAAGCTGTATGTGGACGTCAATATTTTCAGCGAAAAGCACCGCGCCGTCCAGGAAAAACTGCCGAAACTGCCCGCCTCCTGCCAGGAATCGGCGGAAAAACTTATAGACCAGCGCGCGTTTTACGAGGAAAAAGACGTTTTTCCCGCCGCGCTCATTTCCCGCATAGCTGAAAATCTGGCCTCGTATTCTGACCGCAACCTCAGCGAAAGTCTCTA
This genomic window contains:
- a CDS encoding glutamine synthetase family protein → MTFSDILNPNPLARFLDKNPRDFTRADIIRYIEETGVQMINYRYAAGDGRLKTLNFVISGRNHLEKLLTEGERVDGSSLFKYIDSGASDLYVIPRLKTAFRNPFSPIPTLDLLCTYYTASGEPMPAAPDNILRKAQTEFTQATGMTFEAMGELEYYVISERDNLYPASSQSGYHESGPFAKWENLRTEAMQAIASAGGKIKYGHSEVGFIREADREMIQAEIEFLPVPVEDAADQLLIAKWILNMTGYRHGVQISFAPKISVGHAGSGMHIHTRLMKDGRSMMIQDGKLSPSARKMIAGFLKLAPSLTSFGNTVPTSYLRLVPHQEAPTNICWGDRNRSTLVRVPLGWTQAADRMFHDRNPQDTAPVADDIARQTVEFRAPDGSANIHLLLAGLTVAARHGLVSAESLEMAEKLYVDVNIFSEKHRAVQEKLPKLPASCQESAEKLIDQRAFYEEKDVFPAALISRIAENLASYSDRNLSESLYGKDEEIRKLVNEYIYR
- a CDS encoding radical SAM protein, with amino-acid sequence MKTYYSTVAWVDEYCRKIAPYIHVREADSLLIKVPNQAFKLNPQGLKVLKYLLGGGRVHDIVDRYEDKEGVSRDIHYFFTDLLAFMKGCYRENQKRVAVDAVPFTLPYNTLPVLSELAITYRCNLKCRFCYAACGCRKQDESPDLPPEKLKTVLDIIRREAEVPSVSFTGGEPTLRNDLPQLVRHAKSLEMWVNLISNGTLVTAGLAKKLRAAGLDSAQISVEGGSAELHDRIVACPGAFERTLAGIKNLREAGIRVHTNTTVSGLNKAHLAGIAGLVKKLGLGRFSMNMLMPVGSATAEMDRLFVSYSEIGGLVLGVRREAEKLGLEFMWYSPTPMCIFNPVAHGLGNKGCAACDGLLSVAPNGDILPCSSYPKPMGNLLANENGFRRLWESAEFRHFQTKSFAHELCHSCEHLAVCNGGCPLYWEKAGYDELLARNSEEYGKHG